The Anolis sagrei isolate rAnoSag1 chromosome Y, rAnoSag1.mat, whole genome shotgun sequence genome contains a region encoding:
- the LOC137095110 gene encoding uncharacterized protein C19orf47 homolog isoform X1, with product MVSVTMATSEWIQFFKEAGIPPGPAVNYAVMFVDNRIQKNMLMDLNKEIMNELGITIVGDIIAILKHAKVVYRQEMCKAATESVTPNQTTLQSELRRNANSAATRMIANSLSRDSPPSTPVRRPDSNASKISVTVSNKMATKNAKATATLSNPEAENSTIPVKRRRVTAEMEGKYIVHMPKGTTPRTKKILEQQAAKGLQRTSVFDRLGAETNADTTTGSKPTGVFSRLGDMQEAEEDKASEDDEDDDDSSVLQYAGVLKRFSKLPKTKESSKAGVTVKAKATSSEPKVAVIPAPSTAIQRLGSKGLVGPMAPIKEKKPELPAPSYPAKRLGKRSLPTEAQDSSITSSRSKPDPRFRITIKRTLGSPKVSSTTEAPSAQMDNTGTVSVFKRLGRKTV from the exons ATGGTGTCTGTGACAATGG ctACATCAGAGTGGATCCAGTTCTTCAAAGAAGCTGGTATCCCCCCAGGGCCTGCTGTCAACTATGCTGTCATGTTTGTGGATAACAG GATCCAGAAGAACATGCTGATGGACCTCAACAAGGAGATCATGAACGAGCTGGGCATCACCATTGTTGGGGACATAATTGCGATCCTTAAGCATGCCAAAGTGGTATATAGACAG GAAATGTGCAAGGCTGCAACAGAGTCAGTGACCCCGAATCAAACCACCTTGCAGTCTGAACTACGCAGAAATGCCAACAGCG CTGCCACCCGGATGATTGCAAACAGCTTGAGCCGGGACTCTCCTCCTTCCACTCCTGTTCGGAGACCTGACAGCAATGCCTCTAAAATTTCCGTCACCGTCTCTAACAAAATGGCTACGAAGAATGCCAAAGCAA CTGCCACTCTCAGCAATCCTGAGGCCGAAAATTCCACGATTCCAGTGAAGCGGCGCCGTGTTACTGCAGAAATGGAAGGGAAGTACATTGTCCACATGCCAAAAGGAACGACGCCCAGGACCAAGAAGATCCTGGAGCAGCAGGCAGCAAAAG GCCTACAGAGAACGTCAGTGTTTGACCGGCTTGGTGCAGAGACCAATGCAGACACAACTACAGGAAGTAAA CCCACAGGAGTGTTCAGCCGGTTGGGGGACATGCAGGAGGCGGAGGAAGACAAAGCGAgtgaggatgatgaggatgatgatgatagctcTGTCTTGCAATATGCTGGAGTGCTGAAGAGATTCTCCAAGCTGCCCAAGACCAaagagagttccaaagctggggtgACGGTTAAAGCAAAAGCCACCAGCTCCGAGCCCAAGGTAGCAGTCATTCCTGCCCCCTCTACTGCCATCCAACGGCTAGGGAGCAAGGGTCTTGTGGGCCCTATGGCTCCCATCAAAGAAAAGAAGCCTGAGCTGCCTGCACCAAGCTATCCCGCCAAAAGACTGGGCAAGCGCTCTCTGCCCACTGAAGCCCAGGACAGCAGCATCACCAGCTCCAGGAGCAAGCCTGACCCCAGGTTCCGGATCACAATCAAGAGAACTTTGGGGAGCCCAAAGGTAAGCAGCACCACGGAGGCCCCCAGCGCCCAGATGGACAACACAGGGACAGTCAGCGTCTTTAAAAGGCTGGGCAGGAAGACCGTATGA
- the LOC137095110 gene encoding uncharacterized protein C19orf47 homolog isoform X2, whose protein sequence is MVSVTMATSEWIQFFKEAGIPPGPAVNYAVMFVDNRIQKNMLMDLNKEIMNELGITIVGDIIAILKHAKVVYRQEMCKAATESVTPNQTTLQSELRRNANSAATRMIANSLSRDSPPSTPVRRPDSNASKISVTVSNKMATKNAKATATLSNPEAENSTIPVKRRRVTAEMEGKYIVHMPKGTTPRTKKILEQQAAKGLQRTSVFDRLGAETNADTTTGSKPTGVFSRLGDMQEAEEDKASEDDEDDDDSSVLQYAGVLKRFSKLPKTKESSKAGVTVKAKATSSEPKVAVIPAPSTAIQRLGSKGLVGPMAPIKEKKPELPAPSYPAKRLGKRSLPTEAQDSSITSSRSKPDPRFRITIKRTLGSPKVFAPP, encoded by the exons ATGGTGTCTGTGACAATGG ctACATCAGAGTGGATCCAGTTCTTCAAAGAAGCTGGTATCCCCCCAGGGCCTGCTGTCAACTATGCTGTCATGTTTGTGGATAACAG GATCCAGAAGAACATGCTGATGGACCTCAACAAGGAGATCATGAACGAGCTGGGCATCACCATTGTTGGGGACATAATTGCGATCCTTAAGCATGCCAAAGTGGTATATAGACAG GAAATGTGCAAGGCTGCAACAGAGTCAGTGACCCCGAATCAAACCACCTTGCAGTCTGAACTACGCAGAAATGCCAACAGCG CTGCCACCCGGATGATTGCAAACAGCTTGAGCCGGGACTCTCCTCCTTCCACTCCTGTTCGGAGACCTGACAGCAATGCCTCTAAAATTTCCGTCACCGTCTCTAACAAAATGGCTACGAAGAATGCCAAAGCAA CTGCCACTCTCAGCAATCCTGAGGCCGAAAATTCCACGATTCCAGTGAAGCGGCGCCGTGTTACTGCAGAAATGGAAGGGAAGTACATTGTCCACATGCCAAAAGGAACGACGCCCAGGACCAAGAAGATCCTGGAGCAGCAGGCAGCAAAAG GCCTACAGAGAACGTCAGTGTTTGACCGGCTTGGTGCAGAGACCAATGCAGACACAACTACAGGAAGTAAA CCCACAGGAGTGTTCAGCCGGTTGGGGGACATGCAGGAGGCGGAGGAAGACAAAGCGAgtgaggatgatgaggatgatgatgatagctcTGTCTTGCAATATGCTGGAGTGCTGAAGAGATTCTCCAAGCTGCCCAAGACCAaagagagttccaaagctggggtgACGGTTAAAGCAAAAGCCACCAGCTCCGAGCCCAAGGTAGCAGTCATTCCTGCCCCCTCTACTGCCATCCAACGGCTAGGGAGCAAGGGTCTTGTGGGCCCTATGGCTCCCATCAAAGAAAAGAAGCCTGAGCTGCCTGCACCAAGCTATCCCGCCAAAAGACTGGGCAAGCGCTCTCTGCCCACTGAAGCCCAGGACAGCAGCATCACCAGCTCCAGGAGCAAGCCTGACCCCAGGTTCCGGATCACAATCAAGAGAACTTTGGGGAGCCCAAAG GTCTTTGCACCTCCCTAG